The Salmo trutta chromosome 6, fSalTru1.1, whole genome shotgun sequence genome has a window encoding:
- the LOC115196261 gene encoding cytidine and dCMP deaminase domain-containing protein 1-like isoform X2, producing MELFPKEEPEDINQNDFTRGTGLVVVRDHRVVGLHCSGPELHVGQVAVIRHGPRLAASDLYFSRRPCATCLKMLINAGVSRISFWPGDPEMSLLAVRPNGTDSISQEAMLDAIASEKLKSNSRPHISVVLQPVAPGLQQFVEETSRGCDFMERVLGDDPELDAGDFYWKQRRRNLDTFSEEFLIPHEQCHRDILTKIGLENFCMEPYFSNLRQNMRELVGILASVAASVPLLQHGFYRTDSQPATSEQPQPQGVSQEIARHCIVQARLLAYRTEDPKVGVGAVIWAEGKSGGCDGTGRLYLVGCGYNAYPVGSEYGEYPQMDNKHQDRQRRKYRYIIHAEQNALTFRSDEIREENTMLFVTKCPCDECVPLIRGAGIKQIYTTDLDSGKDKGDISYLKFHGLQGVLKFIWQKSSLARRASEHAGLHLANGCVGKHGRQPEQALQSNKRLRSATNPDLSPVC from the exons ATGGAACTTTTCCCCAAGGAGGAACCAGAAGACATAAACCAGAATGACTTT ACGCGTGGTACAGGCCTGGTGGTGGTTCGGGACCACAGGGTGGTGGGTCTCCACTGCTCCGGTCCAGAGCTCCACGTGGGGCAGGTAGCTGTGATCAGACACGGGCCCAGGCTGGCTGCCTCAGACCTCTACTTCTCTAGGAGACCCTGCGCTACCTGCCTCAAGATGCTTATCAATG CTGGTGTGAGCCGCATCTCCTTCTGGCCTGGTGACCCTGAGATGAGTCTGCTAGCAGTCAGGCCTAATGGGACGGACTCCATTTCCCAGGAGGCCATGCTGGACGCCATTGCTTCCGAGAAGCTGAAGTCCAACAGCCGGCCCCACATCAGTGTGGTGCTGCAGCCCGTGGCCCCCGGCCTGCAGCAGTTTGTGGAGGAGACCTCCAGGGGGTGTGACTTCATGGAGAGGGTGTTGGGGGACGACCCCGAATTGGACGCTGGGGACTTCTACTGGAAGCAGAGGAGACGGAACCTGGACACTTTCTCCGAAGAGTTcctaatcccgcacgaacagtgCCACCGTGACATTCTCACCAAAATAG GTCTGGAGAACTTCTGCATGGAGCCGTACTTCTCCAACCTGCGTCAGAACATGAGGGAGCTGGTCGGGATTCTGGCCTCAGTAGCTGCTAGTGTGCCTCTACTCCAGCATGGCTTCTATAGGACGGACTCCCAGCCTGCAACCTCGGAGCAGCCCCAGCCTCAGGGGGTGTCCCAGGAGATTGCCAGACACTGCATCGTACAGGCCAGACTGTTGGCCTACAGAACAG AGGACCCTAAGGTTGGGGTTGGTGCTGTCATTTGGGCAGAAGGGAAATCG GGTGGTTGTGATGGCACGGGGCGGCTGTACCTGGTGGGTTGTGGGTACAACGCCTACCCAGTGGGCTCAGAGTACGGAGAGTACCCCCAGATGGACAACAAACACCAGGACCGCCAGAGGAGGAAGTACCGCTACATCATCCACGCTGAGCAGAACGCACTCACCTTCAG GAGTGACGAGATCCGCGAGGAGAACACCATGCTGTTTGTGACTAAGTGTCCGTGTGATGAGTGTGTCCCTCTGATCCGAGGAGCTGGGATCAAGCAGATCTACACCACTGACCTGGACAGCGGCAAAGACAAGGGAGACATCTCCTACCTCAAATTCCACGGCCTCCAAGGAGTCCTGAAGTTCATT TGGCAGAAGTCCTCTCTGGCCAGGAGAGCCTCTGAACATGCTGGTCTTCATCTAGCCA ATGGCTGTGTGGGGAAGCATGGGAGACAGCCTGAACAGGCCCTTCAATCCAATAAGAGGTTACGGTCAGCAACAAATCCAGACCTTTCTCCTGTTTGTTGA
- the LOC115196261 gene encoding cytidine and dCMP deaminase domain-containing protein 1-like isoform X1, with amino-acid sequence MATTDTVQSNQYLKPTCAASCNCKGYRDVREASTQTDTKVQGHGPRLSKVNLFTLLSLWMELFPKEEPEDINQNDFTRGTGLVVVRDHRVVGLHCSGPELHVGQVAVIRHGPRLAASDLYFSRRPCATCLKMLINAGVSRISFWPGDPEMSLLAVRPNGTDSISQEAMLDAIASEKLKSNSRPHISVVLQPVAPGLQQFVEETSRGCDFMERVLGDDPELDAGDFYWKQRRRNLDTFSEEFLIPHEQCHRDILTKIGLENFCMEPYFSNLRQNMRELVGILASVAASVPLLQHGFYRTDSQPATSEQPQPQGVSQEIARHCIVQARLLAYRTEDPKVGVGAVIWAEGKSGGCDGTGRLYLVGCGYNAYPVGSEYGEYPQMDNKHQDRQRRKYRYIIHAEQNALTFRSDEIREENTMLFVTKCPCDECVPLIRGAGIKQIYTTDLDSGKDKGDISYLKFHGLQGVLKFIWQKSSLARRASEHAGLHLANGCVGKHGRQPEQALQSNKRLRSATNPDLSPVC; translated from the exons ATGGCAACGACGGATACTGTACAGTCGAACCAATATTTGAAACCAACCTGTGCCGCTTCATGCAACTGTAAAGGATATCGCGATGTAAGGGAAGCCAGCACACAAACCGACACCAAAGTACAAG GTCATGGACCCAGGCTGTCCAAGGTTAACCTCTTCACCCTGCTGAGTTTATGGATGGAACTTTTCCCCAAGGAGGAACCAGAAGACATAAACCAGAATGACTTT ACGCGTGGTACAGGCCTGGTGGTGGTTCGGGACCACAGGGTGGTGGGTCTCCACTGCTCCGGTCCAGAGCTCCACGTGGGGCAGGTAGCTGTGATCAGACACGGGCCCAGGCTGGCTGCCTCAGACCTCTACTTCTCTAGGAGACCCTGCGCTACCTGCCTCAAGATGCTTATCAATG CTGGTGTGAGCCGCATCTCCTTCTGGCCTGGTGACCCTGAGATGAGTCTGCTAGCAGTCAGGCCTAATGGGACGGACTCCATTTCCCAGGAGGCCATGCTGGACGCCATTGCTTCCGAGAAGCTGAAGTCCAACAGCCGGCCCCACATCAGTGTGGTGCTGCAGCCCGTGGCCCCCGGCCTGCAGCAGTTTGTGGAGGAGACCTCCAGGGGGTGTGACTTCATGGAGAGGGTGTTGGGGGACGACCCCGAATTGGACGCTGGGGACTTCTACTGGAAGCAGAGGAGACGGAACCTGGACACTTTCTCCGAAGAGTTcctaatcccgcacgaacagtgCCACCGTGACATTCTCACCAAAATAG GTCTGGAGAACTTCTGCATGGAGCCGTACTTCTCCAACCTGCGTCAGAACATGAGGGAGCTGGTCGGGATTCTGGCCTCAGTAGCTGCTAGTGTGCCTCTACTCCAGCATGGCTTCTATAGGACGGACTCCCAGCCTGCAACCTCGGAGCAGCCCCAGCCTCAGGGGGTGTCCCAGGAGATTGCCAGACACTGCATCGTACAGGCCAGACTGTTGGCCTACAGAACAG AGGACCCTAAGGTTGGGGTTGGTGCTGTCATTTGGGCAGAAGGGAAATCG GGTGGTTGTGATGGCACGGGGCGGCTGTACCTGGTGGGTTGTGGGTACAACGCCTACCCAGTGGGCTCAGAGTACGGAGAGTACCCCCAGATGGACAACAAACACCAGGACCGCCAGAGGAGGAAGTACCGCTACATCATCCACGCTGAGCAGAACGCACTCACCTTCAG GAGTGACGAGATCCGCGAGGAGAACACCATGCTGTTTGTGACTAAGTGTCCGTGTGATGAGTGTGTCCCTCTGATCCGAGGAGCTGGGATCAAGCAGATCTACACCACTGACCTGGACAGCGGCAAAGACAAGGGAGACATCTCCTACCTCAAATTCCACGGCCTCCAAGGAGTCCTGAAGTTCATT TGGCAGAAGTCCTCTCTGGCCAGGAGAGCCTCTGAACATGCTGGTCTTCATCTAGCCA ATGGCTGTGTGGGGAAGCATGGGAGACAGCCTGAACAGGCCCTTCAATCCAATAAGAGGTTACGGTCAGCAACAAATCCAGACCTTTCTCCTGTTTGTTGA